DNA from Sulfitobacter albidus:
ACGACAAATTCATCCGGTATCTCGAAGCCGGTGTGATCGGCGCGCAGATCGACCTCGCGCCGGGTGGGCTTGTCCAGCAGCGCCACGGTTTTCAGCCGCGCGGGCCCGCGCGCGCGCAGCATGCCGGTGACGTGGTGCAGGGTGTATCCGGTATCGACGATGTCCTCGACCAGCAGCACATCGCGCCCTTCAATGCCGCCGCGCAAGTCCTTGAGAATGCGCACCTCGCGCGAGGACTCCATGCCGTCGCCGTAGCTTGACGCCTCCAGAAAATCGACCTCGATGGGCAGGTCCAATTCGCGCACCAGATCGGCGATGAACACGAAACTGCCGCGCAAGAGGCCCACCACCACCAGCTTGTCGGTGTCCGCAAATTCGGTCTGGATCTCGCGGCACATCTCTTCGATGCGCGCGGCGATGGATTTGGCCGATATCATCTCGTCTATGACATAAGGACGCGCGGGCATGCTCACCTCTTGATTGTGCGGGGCGGTGCCCTTTGATACAGCGCTACCGACACGAGCGCAGGAAATCAATGCCCACCCATTCAGAGACCCGAACGCTGCCCTATACCGCGCAGCAGATGTACGACCTTGTGGCCGATGTGGGGCGCTATCCCGAATTCCTGCCATGGACCGCCGCCGCGCGCATCAAACGCGACGAGGTCGTGGGCGACCACCGGGTGATGGACGCCGATCTGGTGATTTCGTTCAAGGTTTTTCGCGAGCGGTTCACCAGCCGGGTAAAGCTGTGGGACGAGACGAAGCATATCGATACCGAATACCTTGACGGGCCGTTCAAAAAAATGGTCTCGACCTGGAAGTTCCGCGATGTCGACGGCGGCTGCGAGGTCGATTTCTTTGTCGATTTCGAATTCAAGAACGCAATTTTGCAGCGCATCATCGGGGTGGTGTTCAACGAGGCGATGCAGCGCGTTGTCAAAGCGTTTGAGAAGCGCGCGCAGGCGCTTTATGGCTAAGCCCCAAAGAGGGGGCAGGCCATGGGCATCACATCTCAACTGATCAAATTCGCGGGCACCGATGTGCCCGAAGAGGCCGCCGCGATGATGCGGCTGTCGCTGTTTGACTGGGCCGCCTGCGGGATCGCGGGCGCGCGGGAGGTGGAGTTCTTGCCCTTCAAGCGCGCGCAAATGGTCGAGGACGGGCCGGCAGGGGTCTTTGGCGGGGGCGAGGCGGGGGCGGCTGTCGCTGCCTTGCTCAACGGGACGCTGAGCCACGCGCTCGATTACGACGACACGCATTTTGCGCATATCGGGCATCCGTCGGTGGCGGTGCTGCCGGCCGTGGTTGCGCTGGCGCAAACGCTCGACACGCCGCTGGCGGACGCGATTGATGCGGCCACCGTGGGGTCGAGGCGTCGATCCTCGTGGGGCTGTGGCTGGGGCGGGATCACTATCAGGTGGGGTATCACCAAACCGCGACAGCGGGGGCCTTCGGCGCCACGCTGGCCTGCGCGCGGCTGCTGGATCTTGACAAGGGGCAGACGCGGCACGCGCTGGGGCTGTGCGCCTCTATGGCATCGGGGGTGAAAGCACAATTCGGCACGATGGCCAAACCGCTCAACGCGGGCCTTGCCGCGCGCACGGGGGTCGAGGCGGCGCTGTGGGCGCAGGCGGGCATGACGGCGGCGACCGAAGGGCTTGAGGGGCCGCTCGGCTTTGGCGCGACGCACCACGGGGCAAGCGACGATGTGAAGATGTCGAAAAAGTCGTGGCACATCAGCACGATCAGCCACAAATACCACGCCTGCTGCCACGGGCTGCACGCCACGCTTGAGGCGCTGAGCGGGGCGCAGGTCGATCCCGAAAGGCTCGCCTCGATCCGCATCCGCACGCATCCGCGTTGGATGAGCGTGTGCAACATCGCGGATCCCAAGACGGGGCTTGAGGCAAAGTTCAGCTATGCGCAGGTTGCGGCGATGGCGATCCTTGGCCACGCGACCGGGCGGATCGAGAATTTCAACGATGCAATGACGCGGGATCCACAGGTGCGCGCGCTGCGCGACATCGTCGAGGTGATGGAGGATGAAAGCCTGACGGAGACGCAGGCGCAGGTGACGCTGACCCTCAAATCCGGCGAGGTGCGCCGGCTGCGCCACGATCTGATGGCGCCGATCACCCTTGAGGCGCGCAGCCTGAAACTGCGCGCCAAGGTCGACGCGCTGCTGAGTGAAGATCGCGCGGCGCCTCTCTGGCAGGCGGTCATCGGCCAGGATCTGGAGGCCGTGACGGCGACCTTCTAGGGCGCGGACAGGGCGCGTAGCGCGTCAAGGATCATCCCCAACGCGTGATCGCGCGCCGCTGCGCGCACAACGTCGCGGCCCAAGGCGCCGAATTCCACCGTTTGCGTGTGCACCCCGTCCGGGCCTGCGAGGGCAAAGCACACGCGCCCCTCGGGCTTATGCTCCGACCCGCCGGGCCCCGCGATCCCGCTGAGCGACACGGCGATCTGCGCCTGGGAACGGGCCAGCGCCCCCGCCGCCATCTCAGAGGCGACAGGCTCGGACACAGCACCATGCGCGTCGAGCGTTGCGGGGTCCACGCCCAGCATCTCGATCTTGGCCGCATTGGTGTAGGTCACAAAACCACGGTCGAAAATCGCGGAGCTGCCGGGCAGATCGGTCAGCGCGGCGGCGACCATGCCTGCGGTGCAGCTTTCCGCCGTGGCGATCATCACGCCCCGCGCGCGGGCGAGGGCAAGGATGTCAGAGCGCATGATACGCCCCCGCCAGCACAACCACGCCAATGGCGGCGAATACACCGGCGATCACATCGTCCAGCATCACGCCCAACGCGTCGCCGCGCCGGTCGGCCCAGCCGATGGGACCGGGTTTCCAGATGTCGAAGAGGCGAAACAGCGCAAAGGCAGCGATCCAACCCGGCCACATCACGGTGATGTCGATCCCCATGCGCCAGCTTGCAATCGACAGCGGCAGCAGGGCGATCCATTGGCCGACCAGCTCGTCCACGACGATTTCCGACGGATCGTGATCGTCACTTCCCGCCGTCATTTTCGACGTGGCCCACCACCCCTTGAGGAAAGCAGCCACGATCCCCAGCGCCAGCAGGGGAAACCCGCCGATCACATGCAGCAGCCACGCCCAGGGCAACGCCACCAGCGAGCCCCAGGTGCCCGGCGCCGGACGGATGTAACCCGCGCCCAGCACCGTGCCGATCAGCCGCGCGAGCGTCATGGCTTCACCAGCGTTGCGGTGGCCATGCAGGCGATGCCTTCGCCCCGGCCGGTAAAGCCCAACCGTTCTGACGTGGTGGCCTTGACCGACACCCGCTCAATCTCGATCCCGCTGATGCGGGCCACCTCGGCGCGCATGGCTGCGGCGTGGGGTCCGACCTTTGGCGCCTCGCAGATGAGGGTGCAATCGACATGGGTGAGGGTGTATCCCTGATCGCGGGCCATCTCTGCCGCGTGCGTCAGGAAGATATGGCTCTCGGCGCCTTTCCACTGCGGATCGGAGGGCGGGAAATGGGTGCCGATGTCGCCCGCGCAGAGCGCGCCGTAGATCGCATCGGTGATCGTATGCAGGCCCACGTCCGCGTCCGAATGCCCCTTGAGGCCCCGATCATGCGGGATCGCGACCCCGCAGAGCATCACGCGATCGCCCGGCCCGAAGGCGTGTACGTCAAAGCCGTTGCCGGTGCGGATGTCCATCGTGCTCTCCAATATGCGCGCGGCGCGGGCGAAATCATCCGGGCCGGTGATTTTCAGGTTATCGGCGCTGCCGGGGGTAATGGCAACGTCGATCCCATAGGCACGCGCCACGGCCACATCATCGGCGGCGGGGCCGGTGTAGGCATCGTGGGCCGCACGAATCGCGACGAGATCGAACCCCTGCGGCGTCTGCGCCGCAAAAAGCCCGTCTCGGGCCTGAGTGCCGGTCACAGCCCCCTGGGCACCGTGCCAGAGCGCGTCGGTCACCGGCAGACCCGGCGCCGCACCCGCGTGCGTGTCGAGCGCTGACAAAACCCCGTCGATCACCACCGCCTGCACGCAGCAGCGCGCCGCATCGTGGATCAGCACCCGTGTGCCGGTGCAGGCGGCGAGCCCCGCGCGCACGCTGTCCGACCGCTCAGCCCCGCCGGCAACGACGGTGATCCCGCGTGCCTCAAGCGCGGGGGCCTCGGCCATATCCTGCGCGTGCAGCACCACGACGATCGCGCCCACGCCGGGGTGGCGCGCGAACGCCTCGATCGTGTGATCGATCACCCGCCGCCCGGCGAGCGGTTGCCACTGTTTTGGCAGCGCACCGCCCGCGCGCGTGCCGCGTCCGGCGGCGACGATCAGCGCCGTGACTGTCATGGCGGTCTCCTTTGCGTTCCGTGCCTCGTGCAGCATTAGGCAATGCAGGGCGGGCACGCAAACCCGCCGCCGCTGCGCACCGCCCAAAAATTAGGCGACGGGCGGCTGATTTTACCGCAGACCGGCGCGGTCAAGTTGTGGCCCTGCCTGCATTGCGGTACCACAGACGGACCTGCCCAAGGATTAAGCACACCCGCATGCGCCTGCCGCTCGATGCCTCACCACCGGTTTTGCTGGCCCCGATGGCCGGCATCACGGATCTGCCGTTTCGCAGTCTCGTGTCGGGATTTGGCGCGGGGCTGGTCGTGTCGGAAATGATCGCGTCAGGCGAATTGCTGACGGACCGCCCCGGCACCCGCGAAAAGGCCGAGCTGGGATTGGGCGAGCGCGCAACCTCGGTCCAGATCGCCGGGCGCGAGGCCGCCCCAATGGCCGAAGCTGCGCGGATGCTGGCGGGGCAGGGCGCGCGGATCATCGACATCAACATGGGCTGCCCGGCCAAGAAGGTGACGCAGGGCGCCTCCGGCTCGGCGCTGATGCGCACGCCCGATCACGCGCTGCGGCTGATCGAGGCGGTGGTGGCGGCCGTCGACGTGCCCGTCACGCTCAAGACGCGGCTGGGCTGGGACGACGGGATGCTGAACGCCGCCGAAATCGCCACGCGGGCCGAAGCGGCCGGCGTGCAGATGATCACCATCCACGGGCGCACGCGCTGTCAGTTCTACAAGGGCCGCGCGGACTGGGCGGCGATCCGCCCGGTGGTCGAGGCGGTGCGCATCCCCGTCATCGCCAATGGCGACATCGTCGACACGGCAACCGCCCGCATGGCGTTGGCGCAATCGGGGGCGGCGGGCGTCATGATCGGGCGCGGCGTGCAGGGGCAACCGTGGCTTTTGGCGCAGGTGGCACACGCGCTCCACGGCACGCCCGCGCCGCAGGTGCCTGCGGGCGAGGCGCTGGTGCAGCTTGTGGCCGAGCATCACGCGGCCATGCTGGATTTCTACGGGCCCGATCTGGGCCTGCGCGTGGCCCGCAAACACCTCGGCTGGTATATGGAGCGCGCGGGCACCCCCGCCGCCGACCGTCGCGCAGTGATGACCGCACGCGACGCAGGCGCGGTGCGCGATCTGCTCGGCCCGGCGTTGCTGCCCGCGCAGGAGCGCGCCGCATGAGCCCGCTTGAGGACGCCGCGCGCCCGCTTTGGGCCTCGCTGCCGGTACCGGCGCTGCTGGTGGGGGCGGATGACGCCATCCTCGATATCAACGCCGCCGCCGAGGGGTTTCTGAACACCTCGGCCAAATCGATCCGCGGCGCGCCGGTCTGGGATACGCTTTTTGTCAATGTCCCGATCTTTGAGGCGTTCGAGCGCGCGCGCGCGGGTGGCACCACGCTGTTTGTCAATGACGTCGATGTCGGGTGCGGCCAGCGCCCGCCCTTGCAGTCGCAGGTCCAGATCGCGCCCTACACCGGGGCGGAGGGGGTCATGATCGTGATGATCTCCCCGCGCGAGCTGGCCGACCGCATGACGCAGAGCCAATCGGTGAAATCCGCCGCAAAATCCGCCATCGGCATGGCCGAAATGCTCGC
Protein-coding regions in this window:
- a CDS encoding MmgE/PrpD family protein — its product is MSKKSWHISTISHKYHACCHGLHATLEALSGAQVDPERLASIRIRTHPRWMSVCNIADPKTGLEAKFSYAQVAAMAILGHATGRIENFNDAMTRDPQVRALRDIVEVMEDESLTETQAQVTLTLKSGEVRRLRHDLMAPITLEARSLKLRAKVDALLSEDRAAPLWQAVIGQDLEAVTATF
- a CDS encoding CinA family protein gives rise to the protein MRSDILALARARGVMIATAESCTAGMVAAALTDLPGSSAIFDRGFVTYTNAAKIEMLGVDPATLDAHGAVSEPVASEMAAGALARSQAQIAVSLSGIAGPGGSEHKPEGRVCFALAGPDGVHTQTVEFGALGRDVVRAAARDHALGMILDALRALSAP
- the dusB gene encoding tRNA dihydrouridine synthase DusB, with amino-acid sequence MRLPLDASPPVLLAPMAGITDLPFRSLVSGFGAGLVVSEMIASGELLTDRPGTREKAELGLGERATSVQIAGREAAPMAEAARMLAGQGARIIDINMGCPAKKVTQGASGSALMRTPDHALRLIEAVVAAVDVPVTLKTRLGWDDGMLNAAEIATRAEAAGVQMITIHGRTRCQFYKGRADWAAIRPVVEAVRIPVIANGDIVDTATARMALAQSGAAGVMIGRGVQGQPWLLAQVAHALHGTPAPQVPAGEALVQLVAEHHAAMLDFYGPDLGLRVARKHLGWYMERAGTPAADRRAVMTARDAGAVRDLLGPALLPAQERAA
- the hpt gene encoding hypoxanthine phosphoribosyltransferase, with protein sequence MPARPYVIDEMISAKSIAARIEEMCREIQTEFADTDKLVVVGLLRGSFVFIADLVRELDLPIEVDFLEASSYGDGMESSREVRILKDLRGGIEGRDVLLVEDIVDTGYTLHHVTGMLRARGPARLKTVALLDKPTRREVDLRADHTGFEIPDEFVVGYGIDFAQRNRNLPFIGKVRFTDGA
- a CDS encoding type II toxin-antitoxin system RatA family toxin produces the protein MPTHSETRTLPYTAQQMYDLVADVGRYPEFLPWTAAARIKRDEVVGDHRVMDADLVISFKVFRERFTSRVKLWDETKHIDTEYLDGPFKKMVSTWKFRDVDGGCEVDFFVDFEFKNAILQRIIGVVFNEAMQRVVKAFEKRAQALYG
- a CDS encoding phosphatidylglycerophosphatase A family protein; translated protein: MTLARLIGTVLGAGYIRPAPGTWGSLVALPWAWLLHVIGGFPLLALGIVAAFLKGWWATSKMTAGSDDHDPSEIVVDELVGQWIALLPLSIASWRMGIDITVMWPGWIAAFALFRLFDIWKPGPIGWADRRGDALGVMLDDVIAGVFAAIGVVVLAGAYHAL
- a CDS encoding bifunctional 2-C-methyl-D-erythritol 4-phosphate cytidylyltransferase/2-C-methyl-D-erythritol 2,4-cyclodiphosphate synthase yields the protein MTVTALIVAAGRGTRAGGALPKQWQPLAGRRVIDHTIEAFARHPGVGAIVVVLHAQDMAEAPALEARGITVVAGGAERSDSVRAGLAACTGTRVLIHDAARCCVQAVVIDGVLSALDTHAGAAPGLPVTDALWHGAQGAVTGTQARDGLFAAQTPQGFDLVAIRAAHDAYTGPAADDVAVARAYGIDVAITPGSADNLKITGPDDFARAARILESTMDIRTGNGFDVHAFGPGDRVMLCGVAIPHDRGLKGHSDADVGLHTITDAIYGALCAGDIGTHFPPSDPQWKGAESHIFLTHAAEMARDQGYTLTHVDCTLICEAPKVGPHAAAMRAEVARISGIEIERVSVKATTSERLGFTGRGEGIACMATATLVKP